In Romboutsia lituseburensis, a genomic segment contains:
- a CDS encoding MptD family putative ECF transporter S component yields MEKYRKKLTVKDLATIGIFCAIMVVVFITFSMITGASLFFNMILNAVFTGFILSPFFVYLCMKVAKPGICFIYNAIHAIMAGLLMGPFMIPWFIGGAIIAELSMIGDNTYKNITRVTTAWIITSLVRAMHGMSEIWFFKDAFIKTGVSPEQLAIQTQYYTSVKWVLISCGLTVVAAACGCMLSNKIMEKHFKKSGAIR; encoded by the coding sequence ATGGAGAAATATAGAAAGAAACTAACAGTAAAAGACTTAGCAACAATAGGAATATTTTGCGCTATTATGGTTGTAGTTTTTATTACATTTTCAATGATTACGGGAGCATCACTTTTCTTTAATATGATATTAAATGCTGTATTCACAGGATTTATATTATCACCATTTTTCGTATATTTATGTATGAAGGTTGCAAAGCCTGGGATATGTTTTATATACAACGCAATACATGCAATTATGGCAGGCTTACTTATGGGACCGTTTATGATACCTTGGTTTATAGGAGGAGCAATAATAGCAGAATTATCTATGATAGGTGATAATACATACAAAAACATAACAAGAGTTACTACAGCTTGGATTATAACTTCTTTGGTTAGAGCAATGCATGGTATGAGTGAAATATGGTTTTTCAAAGATGCATTTATAAAAACTGGAGTATCACCTGAGCAATTAGCTATACAAACTCAATACTATACTTCAGTTAAATGGGTTTTAATAAGTTGTGGATTGACAGTTGTGGCAGCTGCTTGTGGATGCATGCTAAGTAATAAGATAATGGAAAAACATTTTAAAAAGAGTGGAGCGATAAGATAA
- a CDS encoding energy-coupling factor transporter transmembrane component T family protein, giving the protein MKAMEFDFRTKLIVLILNTYVVSMISRESLFSSLILLLSVYLIIQGKTKSLIKCLVLYAILIILKLISNGEGITILLPEMFLFLVIRMIAIIMAAIPILGMPPGEIVAVIKKLKIPNYIGLPFIFMIRFFPTVKIEFKEVFESIRLRKLVSIKEPLKALEYTFIPVMIRSTRIAEELAAASESRGISSPGIHTSRRKIKLCIKDYTLILIALIVFIALFILEKGY; this is encoded by the coding sequence ATGAAAGCAATGGAATTTGATTTTAGAACAAAACTAATAGTTCTTATTTTAAATACATATGTTGTATCAATGATTTCACGAGAGAGTCTTTTTAGCTCTCTCATACTTTTATTATCAGTTTACTTAATTATACAAGGTAAAACAAAGTCACTTATAAAATGTTTAGTTTTATATGCCATATTAATTATATTAAAGTTAATTTCTAATGGAGAAGGAATAACTATTTTACTTCCTGAGATGTTTTTATTTTTGGTAATAAGAATGATAGCTATTATAATGGCAGCGATACCTATTTTAGGTATGCCACCTGGTGAAATAGTAGCGGTAATTAAAAAACTTAAAATCCCAAATTATATAGGATTACCATTTATTTTTATGATAAGGTTTTTTCCTACTGTTAAAATTGAATTTAAAGAGGTTTTTGAATCTATTAGGTTAAGAAAACTTGTAAGCATAAAAGAACCTCTAAAAGCATTAGAGTATACATTTATTCCTGTTATGATAAGGTCTACAAGAATAGCCGAAGAATTAGCAGCAGCTTCTGAAAGTAGAGGAATATCAAGCCCAGGAATTCACACATCAAGAAGAAAAATTAAACTATGTATTAAAGATTATACTTTAATATTAATAGCTTTAATTGTTTTTATAGCTTTGTTTATTTTAGAAAAGGGGTACTAA
- a CDS encoding ABC transporter ATP-binding protein, with protein MISLKNVTYFYQNHKKPSIKNINMDIKKGEFVVLTGNSGCGKTTITRVINGLAQKFYEGELSGQVLVNNFDISKKKLWELGKDIGSVFQDPKSQFFATLVEDEVAFGCENYGINENEIDNRVYEALDMVNGLNLSGKELFSLSSGEKQKVAIASISALNPDIYVFDEPSANLDMYSVEQLKQMLEYLKELGKTILISEHRLYYLKDLADKYIYMKDGQIKYRWNKEEVDNIDAKIWESLGLRHLDLKKIDDLKLNNYNIKNKTCLDIKNLDFNYKKNIIFNKLNLTFKSGEITCITGENGAGKTTLAKILCGLLKENGGSLEYNNKPLKYKDRRKISYFVSQNTDCQLFTESVAEELLLSNEFIDVKDVLKNYGLEKLIKCHPSTLSGGERQRLTLAVAEVIDRDILIFDEPTSGVDKNNMNLISKRLKELASKGKIIIVITHDYEFIKESCENVVLMNSKEKIENINIFKDSKRLLVSMTRNMGVSVNVL; from the coding sequence ATGATTAGCTTAAAAAATGTAACTTATTTTTATCAAAATCACAAAAAACCTTCAATAAAAAATATTAATATGGATATAAAAAAAGGAGAATTTGTAGTTTTAACAGGGAATAGTGGCTGTGGTAAAACTACGATAACTAGAGTGATAAATGGATTAGCACAAAAATTTTATGAAGGAGAATTAAGTGGACAAGTACTTGTAAATAATTTTGATATAAGTAAAAAAAAGTTATGGGAACTAGGAAAAGATATAGGGTCTGTATTTCAAGATCCTAAAAGTCAATTTTTTGCAACTTTAGTAGAAGATGAAGTGGCTTTTGGGTGTGAGAACTATGGAATAAATGAAAATGAAATAGATAATAGAGTTTATGAAGCTTTGGATATGGTAAATGGACTTAACTTAAGTGGTAAAGAATTATTTAGTTTATCAAGTGGAGAAAAGCAAAAGGTTGCTATAGCATCGATAAGTGCTTTAAATCCAGATATTTATGTATTTGATGAACCATCTGCAAATTTGGATATGTACTCTGTAGAACAATTAAAACAAATGCTTGAATACTTAAAAGAACTAGGAAAGACTATACTTATTTCAGAACATAGATTGTATTATTTAAAGGATTTAGCAGATAAGTACATATATATGAAAGACGGACAAATAAAGTATAGATGGAACAAAGAAGAAGTGGATAATATAGATGCTAAAATATGGGAGAGTTTAGGACTTAGACATTTAGATTTAAAAAAGATAGATGACTTAAAGTTAAATAACTATAATATCAAAAATAAAACTTGTTTAGATATTAAAAACTTAGATTTTAACTATAAAAAAAATATAATTTTTAACAAGTTAAATTTAACTTTTAAAAGCGGAGAAATCACTTGTATAACAGGAGAAAATGGAGCAGGAAAGACTACTTTAGCTAAGATATTATGTGGACTATTAAAAGAAAATGGAGGAAGCTTAGAATATAACAATAAACCTTTAAAATATAAAGACAGAAGAAAAATTTCCTACTTTGTATCACAAAACACAGATTGTCAACTATTTACTGAAAGTGTCGCAGAAGAATTACTTTTAAGTAATGAATTTATAGATGTAAAAGATGTCTTAAAAAATTATGGATTAGAAAAGCTTATAAAATGTCACCCATCTACTTTATCAGGAGGAGAGCGACAAAGATTAACACTTGCAGTAGCAGAGGTTATAGATAGAGATATACTAATATTTGATGAGCCTACAAGTGGAGTAGATAAAAACAATATGAATTTAATTTCAAAAAGGCTTAAAGAGCTAGCTAGTAAAGGAAAGATAATAATAGTTATTACGCATGATTATGAGTTTATAAAAGAATCTTGTGAAAATGTAGTTTTGATGAACAGTAAAGAAAAAATAGAAAATATAAATATATTTAAAGATAGTAAACGTTTGTTAGTATCTATGACGAGAAATATGGGAGTGAGTGTAAATGTATTATGA
- a CDS encoding ABC transporter ATP-binding protein, which produces MYYDNEIKRVFEFAGNYKYLTIISCILSGISTILGVVPFVCVYKVIDIWINNKENISNSSKYALIALIFAVLSILVYYIALSFSHLAAFRIAKNMKKKTLHHLITLPIGYFTLNSSGKIRKIIDDNAGLTEDFLAHQLPDFIAALVMPIIFIICLFIFNPILGIVCLIPLFLSVLFMKQMMGGENAKFMSKYMTSLESMNKEAVEYIRGIPIIKVFNQSIFSFKNFHKSINDYNEFASGYALSCRIPMTNFKVSLNSFFIFLIPASIFIFNNTSNHKKIFLDMFFYILFTPLCTNMVMKLIFTQENLLQTKEAVRRISNLLNEQPLKCSGNAKSVNNFNIEIKDVSFAYSEGKTILDNINLNINEGEMVAIVGSSGSGKTTLASLIPRFFDVNKGSISIGGVNIVDIKKEDLMSYITFVFQESKLFKSSIAENVKIGKNNATDEEIKKSLQIAQCNDIIEKMPDGINTRIGSKGVHLSGGEKQRIALARAILKNSPIVILDEATSSADAENEYLIQKAFEKLSKGKTVLLIAHRLSTVVNTDKIVVMKKGKIVEVGSHKSLLDKDGVYANMWRQHESSISWEI; this is translated from the coding sequence ATGTATTATGATAACGAAATCAAAAGAGTTTTTGAATTTGCAGGAAATTATAAATATTTAACTATAATATCCTGTATACTATCAGGAATTAGCACTATATTAGGTGTGGTTCCTTTTGTATGTGTATATAAAGTTATAGATATTTGGATAAATAATAAAGAAAATATAAGTAACTCTAGTAAATATGCGCTTATTGCTTTGATATTTGCAGTACTTAGTATATTGGTTTATTATATAGCTCTTTCTTTTTCACATCTTGCAGCATTTAGAATTGCTAAGAATATGAAAAAGAAAACACTACACCATTTAATTACATTGCCTATAGGTTATTTTACATTAAATAGTAGTGGAAAAATAAGAAAGATAATAGATGATAATGCAGGGCTTACAGAAGATTTTTTAGCACATCAATTACCAGATTTTATTGCAGCATTAGTTATGCCAATCATATTTATTATATGTTTGTTTATTTTTAATCCTATATTAGGCATAGTTTGCTTAATACCTCTTTTTCTTTCAGTTCTATTTATGAAACAGATGATGGGTGGAGAAAATGCTAAATTTATGAGCAAATATATGACATCATTAGAGAGCATGAATAAGGAAGCTGTTGAGTATATTAGAGGAATACCAATTATAAAAGTGTTTAATCAAAGCATCTTTTCATTTAAAAATTTTCACAAGTCAATAAATGATTATAATGAATTTGCAAGTGGATATGCTCTTAGTTGTAGAATACCTATGACTAATTTCAAAGTATCTTTAAACAGCTTCTTTATATTTTTAATTCCAGCTAGTATTTTCATATTTAACAATACGAGCAATCACAAAAAGATATTTCTAGATATGTTTTTTTATATACTTTTTACACCTTTATGCACAAATATGGTTATGAAGTTAATATTCACACAAGAAAATTTACTTCAAACTAAAGAAGCTGTTAGACGTATTTCAAATTTATTAAATGAGCAACCTCTAAAGTGTAGTGGGAATGCAAAATCCGTAAATAATTTTAACATTGAAATTAAAGATGTTTCTTTTGCATATTCAGAAGGAAAAACTATATTAGATAATATTAATTTGAATATAAATGAAGGAGAAATGGTTGCAATAGTAGGGTCTAGTGGTAGTGGAAAAACAACACTTGCAAGTTTAATTCCTAGATTTTTTGATGTAAATAAAGGGAGTATAAGTATTGGAGGAGTAAATATAGTAGATATTAAAAAAGAAGATTTGATGAGTTATATTACATTTGTATTTCAAGAAAGTAAACTATTTAAAAGTAGTATAGCTGAAAATGTAAAAATAGGAAAAAATAATGCAACAGATGAGGAAATAAAAAAATCTCTACAAATAGCACAGTGTAATGATATTATAGAAAAAATGCCAGATGGTATAAATACTAGAATAGGAAGTAAAGGAGTACATCTTTCAGGGGGAGAAAAGCAAAGAATAGCTTTAGCAAGGGCAATACTAAAAAATTCTCCTATTGTTATATTAGATGAAGCTACTTCTTCAGCTGATGCAGAAAATGAATATTTAATTCAAAAGGCTTTTGAAAAGTTATCAAAAGGGAAGACTGTTTTATTAATAGCTCATAGATTATCTACAGTTGTAAATACAGATAAGATAGTAGTAATGAAAAAAGGTAAGATAGTAGAAGTAGGGTCTCACAAAAGTCTTTTAGATAAAGATGGAGTATATGCTAATATGTGGAGACAACATGAATCTTCTATAAGTTGGGAAATATAG
- a CDS encoding ABC transporter ATP-binding protein — MFDYLQTKYDLSNEGLKSLKKGILFSVLYNLSIMIPIFLLTKILSKMLDIVTMNSSNININVIGYTIIGVFVLFIMFVFSYYQYTITYINTYEESSKRRVQIAEHLRKLPLSFFAKKDLSDLTNTIMSDCAGFEHAFSHAIPQFYGSIISTAIVIIALCVLNFKMAIAVFLVAPLAFFIIFISRKLQRKFGKKHMDKKLKVSDTIQETLELVQDIQAYNIQNGYGNLIDSRLEEAEKSQKKSELITATLLTVAQMFLRLGLATVIVVGNNMIINQDTDLFTYILFLIVASMIYDPLSQTMNNLAQIFNTDIIVDRLKKVYNEPILEGDKNIKFDNFDIEFKNVGFSYDKNKNIINNLNFNAAQGKKTALVGFSGSGKSTVLKLAARFYVIDKGKITVGGKEVSNIDETELLNYYSIVFQNVLLFDNTIMENIRNGKKEATDEEVINASKLANCHDFIMELKDGYNTRIGENGRLLSGGEKQRISIARAILKDAPIILLDEITSSLDVENEILIQEAISRVIKDKTVIIIAHKMKTIKNCDNIIVMKDGSKVEEGIHNELMNKKGIYYKLWNIQNESSNWAL, encoded by the coding sequence ATGTTTGACTATTTACAAACTAAATATGACTTAAGTAATGAGGGATTAAAATCACTAAAAAAAGGAATTTTGTTTAGTGTGTTATATAATTTATCTATTATGATACCTATATTTTTACTAACTAAAATTTTAAGTAAAATGCTAGATATTGTGACTATGAACTCAAGTAATATAAATATAAATGTAATAGGTTATACAATAATAGGAGTTTTTGTACTATTTATTATGTTTGTATTTTCTTATTATCAATATACAATTACATATATCAATACATACGAAGAAAGTTCAAAGAGAAGAGTTCAAATAGCAGAGCATTTGAGAAAGCTTCCGTTATCATTTTTTGCAAAAAAGGATTTGTCGGATTTGACAAATACAATTATGTCAGATTGTGCAGGATTTGAACATGCATTTTCTCATGCTATACCTCAGTTTTATGGTTCTATTATATCAACAGCAATTGTAATTATAGCACTTTGTGTTTTGAATTTTAAAATGGCTATTGCAGTTTTTTTGGTAGCACCACTTGCATTTTTTATAATATTTATATCTAGAAAGTTACAAAGAAAATTTGGCAAAAAGCATATGGATAAAAAATTAAAAGTTTCAGATACTATACAGGAAACATTGGAATTAGTCCAAGATATACAAGCTTATAATATCCAAAATGGTTATGGAAATTTAATAGATTCTAGATTGGAAGAAGCAGAAAAGTCACAAAAGAAATCAGAATTAATAACAGCTACTTTATTAACTGTGGCTCAAATGTTTTTAAGGTTAGGATTGGCAACAGTTATTGTAGTTGGAAATAATATGATTATAAATCAAGATACAGATTTATTTACCTATATATTATTTTTAATAGTTGCTAGTATGATTTATGACCCGCTTTCTCAGACGATGAATAATTTAGCTCAAATATTTAATACAGATATAATTGTAGATAGATTAAAAAAGGTTTATAATGAACCAATTTTAGAAGGAGATAAAAATATTAAGTTTGATAATTTCGATATTGAATTTAAAAATGTAGGATTTTCTTACGATAAAAACAAAAACATAATAAACAATCTTAATTTTAATGCGGCTCAAGGTAAAAAGACTGCTTTAGTAGGATTTTCAGGAAGTGGCAAAAGTACGGTTTTAAAACTTGCTGCAAGATTTTATGTTATAGATAAAGGTAAAATTACTGTAGGAGGAAAAGAGGTTTCCAATATAGATGAAACAGAATTACTTAATTATTATTCAATAGTATTTCAAAATGTTTTATTATTTGATAACACCATAATGGAAAATATTAGAAATGGTAAAAAAGAAGCTACAGATGAGGAAGTTATTAACGCTAGCAAGCTTGCAAATTGCCATGATTTTATTATGGAACTAAAGGATGGATACAATACTAGAATAGGTGAAAATGGTAGATTGCTATCCGGTGGTGAAAAACAAAGGATTTCTATTGCTAGAGCCATATTAAAAGATGCGCCTATAATTTTACTAGATGAAATTACTTCTTCTTTAGATGTTGAAAATGAGATTTTAATTCAAGAAGCTATATCCAGAGTTATAAAAGATAAGACAGTTATAATTATTGCTCACAAAATGAAGACTATTAAAAATTGTGATAATATAATTGTTATGAAAGATGGAAGTAAGGTTGAAGAAGGCATTCACAATGAATTAATGAACAAAAAAGGCATATACTATAAGTTATGGAATATTCAAAATGAATCAAGTAATTGGGCTTTATAA
- a CDS encoding ABC transporter ATP-binding protein yields the protein MRILETKNLKKYYGKDVNLVKALYGINIRVDKGEFVAIVGTSGSGKSTLLHMLGGLDRASEGKVIVENNDIFNMNDEELTIFRRRNVGFIFQNYNLVPILNVYENIVLPIELDGCKIDTQYVNEIIDILGLNKKVDALPNNLSGGQQQRVAIARALATKPSIILADEPKGNLDSKTEQDVLGLLKVTSSKFNQTIIMITHNEQLAQMADRIIRIEDGKVVDRGESHATK from the coding sequence ATGAGAATATTAGAAACTAAAAACTTAAAAAAATATTATGGAAAAGATGTTAATTTAGTAAAAGCATTATATGGAATAAATATAAGGGTAGATAAAGGAGAATTTGTTGCTATAGTAGGTACATCAGGGAGTGGAAAAAGTACATTGCTTCATATGTTAGGGGGACTTGATAGAGCAAGTGAAGGGAAAGTAATAGTAGAAAATAATGATATATTTAATATGAATGATGAAGAACTTACTATTTTTAGAAGACGTAATGTTGGTTTTATATTTCAAAATTATAATTTAGTACCAATATTAAATGTATATGAAAATATAGTATTACCAATAGAACTTGATGGATGTAAAATAGATACGCAATATGTAAATGAAATAATAGATATATTAGGGTTAAATAAAAAAGTAGATGCCCTACCAAATAATTTATCAGGAGGGCAACAGCAAAGAGTTGCAATAGCAAGAGCTTTAGCTACAAAACCATCTATAATTTTAGCTGATGAGCCAAAGGGTAATCTAGACAGCAAGACAGAACAAGATGTTTTAGGTTTATTAAAAGTTACGAGTAGTAAGTTTAATCAAACAATAATTATGATAACTCATAATGAACAATTAGCTCAGATGGCAGATAGAATTATAAGAATTGAAGATGGAAAAGTTGTAGATAGAGGTGAAAGCCATGCTACGAAATAA
- a CDS encoding ABC transporter permease, whose protein sequence is MDGLKITSFKTFSPVIFVFATVFSYITVRISCNKPAKIASNVSPVDAVRYNDRSTNVKRKLKKGKSGSKLYKMAFTNIFRNKRKAYLVLISMSLSCIIFLAVSTIITSSNPERAADGILIGDVEIEHGLAQYAKYEEKKVLPIDNQLIKDIQNIKEVKSVEKIYKDSGRVIYEGDLKEEILTQKIEEKHKKDFFDGKDPREVAKEQNSISLDLTGVSSGNTMKNMIENSELEFWGKANVIQGNLDIDKFNKGGYVILVGHKDSKIKVGDKIDFKYLNKFFEKDGYTENQFEVMVIIDGAENFNLSMYVNENDFKKVVEKPYIQKLIVDTTDKNKVAKEVKNLNGKYNNPYTQVNSKQMYINEARKFQSSLNIIGMSAVFIIGLIGVLNFVNTMITSIISRKTEFAMMEAIGMTKKQLKKMLLLEGLYYGVIITFVNITIGSLSTLLGYNIMQLRFSTYTYPVGALITCTIALFLVCLIVPLVVYSSVNKDSIIDRIRVTE, encoded by the coding sequence ATGGACGGATTGAAGATAACTTCTTTTAAAACATTTAGTCCAGTAATATTTGTGTTTGCAACGGTATTTTCTTATATAACTGTAAGAATATCATGCAATAAACCTGCAAAAATAGCTAGCAATGTATCTCCAGTCGATGCGGTTAGATATAATGATAGAAGTACAAATGTTAAACGAAAACTTAAAAAGGGTAAATCAGGATCTAAACTCTATAAAATGGCATTTACAAATATATTTAGAAATAAACGAAAAGCATATTTGGTTTTAATATCAATGTCTTTAAGTTGTATAATATTTTTAGCTGTTTCAACTATAATAACTAGCTCTAATCCAGAAAGAGCAGCTGATGGTATATTGATAGGAGATGTAGAAATAGAGCATGGATTAGCTCAATATGCAAAATACGAAGAAAAGAAAGTCTTACCTATAGACAATCAATTAATAAAAGATATTCAAAATATAAAAGAAGTTAAAAGTGTAGAAAAAATATATAAAGATTCAGGGCGTGTAATATATGAAGGGGATTTAAAAGAAGAAATATTAACACAAAAAATAGAAGAAAAACATAAAAAAGATTTTTTTGATGGTAAAGATCCAAGAGAAGTAGCGAAAGAGCAAAACTCTATAAGTTTGGACTTAACAGGAGTATCCTCTGGTAATACAATGAAAAATATGATAGAAAATAGTGAATTGGAGTTTTGGGGTAAAGCTAATGTAATACAAGGCAATTTAGATATAGATAAATTTAACAAAGGTGGATATGTAATACTTGTTGGACACAAAGATAGTAAAATCAAAGTTGGCGACAAAATTGATTTTAAGTATTTAAATAAATTCTTTGAAAAAGATGGTTATACTGAAAATCAATTTGAAGTAATGGTAATAATTGATGGAGCTGAAAACTTTAATTTATCTATGTATGTAAATGAAAATGATTTTAAAAAAGTAGTTGAAAAACCATACATCCAAAAACTGATTGTAGATACAACTGATAAAAACAAAGTTGCAAAAGAAGTAAAAAATCTAAATGGAAAGTATAATAATCCTTACACTCAAGTAAATTCAAAACAAATGTATATAAATGAGGCAAGAAAGTTTCAGTCTAGTTTAAACATTATAGGAATGAGTGCAGTATTTATAATAGGATTAATAGGTGTACTAAACTTTGTAAATACTATGATAACTAGTATAATATCTAGAAAAACAGAATTTGCAATGATGGAAGCTATAGGAATGACTAAAAAGCAACTTAAAAAGATGCTATTATTAGAAGGATTATACTATGGTGTTATTATAACCTTTGTAAATATTACAATTGGTAGCTTATCTACATTATTAGGATATAATATTATGCAACTTAGATTCTCTACATATACATATCCAGTAGGGGCATTAATAACTTGTACAATAGCACTATTTTTAGTATGTTTAATCGTTCCTTTAGTTGTATATAGTAGTGTTAATAAAGATAGCATTATTGACAGAATTAGAGTAACTGAATAA
- a CDS encoding RNA polymerase sigma factor, giving the protein MAQSDESLINQILNGNESAMEIIVKRYYDLVHSFIYRNTSDYNLAYDLTQEVFIKVIKNIDKFSNDKGNFKNWILKIAINTNKDYFKSPIYKQRKEMQDIDNHEIKDDKNVIDILSKKEDANKIRQAIHKLPNLQREAILLKYYEDLKVREISSVTGENENTIKSRLFNGVKNLKKMLGGDSNEEISGRRLHSKL; this is encoded by the coding sequence TTGGCACAAAGTGATGAAAGTCTAATCAATCAAATACTAAATGGAAATGAAAGTGCAATGGAAATAATAGTGAAAAGATACTATGATCTTGTACATAGTTTCATTTATAGAAATACGTCTGATTATAATTTAGCATATGATTTGACCCAAGAAGTATTTATAAAAGTTATAAAAAATATAGATAAGTTTAGCAATGATAAGGGTAACTTTAAAAATTGGATTTTAAAAATAGCAATAAATACAAATAAAGACTATTTTAAAAGTCCTATATATAAACAGAGAAAAGAAATGCAAGATATAGATAATCATGAAATAAAAGATGATAAAAATGTTATAGACATTCTATCTAAAAAAGAAGATGCTAATAAAATAAGACAAGCTATTCATAAATTACCAAATCTTCAAAGAGAAGCAATACTTTTAAAATATTATGAAGACTTAAAAGTTAGAGAAATAAGTAGTGTAACAGGAGAAAATGAAAATACCATAAAATCAAGATTATTTAATGGTGTTAAAAATTTGAAAAAAATGCTTGGAGGTGATTCAAATGAAGAAATTTCAGGGAGAAGACTACACTCTAAACTATGA
- a CDS encoding ABC transporter ATP-binding protein: MELSINGVSKKFKDKLAVNDFTVTLNNGIYGLLGLNGAGKTTLMRILADVSNPSSGQILVNGKNKNELGSDYRDLIGYLPQDIGFYKNFSAEKFLLYISALKGIEKEEAKIKIDDILKFVNLDEHRKKKIGKFSGGMKQRLGIAQALLNDPKILILDEPTAGLDPNERIRFKNLIANISKNKIVILSTHIISDVEFIANEVLVMKAGVLVEKLTPNQMVDKIKGKVHSIKIKEHKLLEIQNRFKISNISRDKENIVVRVVGDEKFENLGFEYKEEHPNLEDVFLYYFDENKTF; encoded by the coding sequence ATGGAATTAAGTATAAATGGGGTAAGTAAAAAATTTAAAGATAAGTTGGCAGTAAATGATTTTACTGTAACATTAAACAATGGAATATATGGTCTTTTGGGACTTAATGGAGCAGGTAAGACAACTCTTATGAGAATCTTAGCAGATGTTTCAAATCCAAGCTCGGGACAAATATTAGTTAATGGTAAAAATAAAAATGAGTTAGGTTCAGATTATAGAGATTTAATAGGATATTTACCTCAAGATATAGGTTTTTATAAAAATTTTAGTGCAGAGAAATTTTTACTGTATATAAGTGCATTAAAAGGAATAGAAAAAGAAGAAGCTAAAATAAAGATTGATGACATACTAAAGTTTGTTAATTTAGACGAACATAGAAAAAAGAAAATTGGTAAGTTTTCAGGTGGTATGAAGCAAAGACTCGGTATAGCACAGGCTCTATTAAATGATCCGAAGATACTTATATTAGATGAACCAACGGCAGGACTAGACCCAAATGAAAGAATAAGATTTAAAAATTTAATAGCTAATATATCAAAAAATAAAATAGTGATTTTATCAACTCATATAATTTCAGATGTTGAATTTATTGCAAATGAAGTACTAGTTATGAAAGCCGGAGTCCTAGTAGAAAAACTAACTCCAAATCAGATGGTAGATAAAATAAAAGGCAAAGTACATAGTATAAAGATTAAAGAACATAAGCTACTTGAAATACAAAATAGATTTAAAATATCTAATATATCAAGAGATAAAGAAAATATTGTAGTTAGAGTAGTAGGGGATGAAAAATTTGAAAATTTAGGATTTGAATATAAAGAAGAGCATCCGAATTTAGAAGATGTATTTTTATATTACTTTGATGAAAATAAAACTTTTTAA